In the genome of Nonlabens sp. MB-3u-79, one region contains:
- a CDS encoding thiamine phosphate synthase, which translates to MIPKLHYLSQATTSAAHLENIQKACSSGAELVQLDLEHIDGKDHLKLAQEVLKITAHFQTRLVIKTFYKIAHEVKADGLYLEQNDACPTLAREELHPWQTIGATAHSLEECKTLLTKEVDYIGLGPFKTTSETTSKALGKNGYTLISEALNTDTPLIGFGKITTEDVTDILATGVSGIMVAEAITSDFNTIKTFNELLGASSTDEMRHTFK; encoded by the coding sequence ATGATCCCTAAGCTACATTACCTTTCACAAGCAACTACTAGCGCCGCACATTTAGAAAACATCCAAAAAGCCTGCAGCTCTGGAGCCGAATTGGTACAACTTGACCTGGAGCATATTGATGGAAAAGATCATTTGAAACTCGCTCAAGAAGTATTAAAAATAACAGCGCATTTTCAAACCAGGTTGGTTATTAAGACCTTTTATAAGATTGCCCATGAGGTCAAAGCAGACGGTCTTTACCTAGAACAAAATGATGCCTGCCCTACTCTAGCTAGAGAAGAGTTGCACCCTTGGCAAACTATAGGCGCTACAGCACATAGCTTAGAAGAATGTAAGACTTTGCTCACTAAAGAAGTAGATTATATAGGATTGGGGCCTTTTAAAACAACTTCAGAAACCACAAGTAAAGCTTTAGGTAAGAATGGTTATACCCTTATATCAGAGGCTTTAAACACAGATACTCCTCTTATTGGTTTTGGCAAGATTACCACAGAAGATGTAACAGACATTCTAGCCACTGGCGTTTCTGGTATTATGGTTGCTGAGGCTATTACTTCCGACTTTAATACCATAAAAACATTCAATGAATTGTTGGGAGCCTCTTCAACCGATGAGATGCGACATACCTTTAAATAG
- a CDS encoding phosphoribosylamine--glycine ligase, with amino-acid sequence MKRKILFVSKYGETLDIANAIQSEGHSIKFFIQERGCKEIGYGFCPKVTDWKKHTDWADLIIFDYTGYGAICEELRNAGKLVVGGSIYTDSLELDRNFGHQQLKAHKIKVLPSYEFTNFQEAIVFIEKHPDTYVIKPSGETQEFKQLLFVGSDDEGLDVIRVLKAYEKSWGNNFGDFQLQKKVKGVEISIASFFNGKEFLKPINITFEHKKLFPKELGVSTGEMGTSMFWTKDSPIFDATLKKFESTLAKSNFIGHIDINCIVNGNGIYPLEFTSRFGYPQILIQRAGINEPLGDFFYRLASGQKFDIKVKKGFQVGVFIVVPPFPYEDKKTFQLFSKDAVVILKKEAKEGIHIMHLKKVNNEWLITGDTGIALLISGTGLTMKDAQRHMYNRVQNVIVNNSYYRTDIGDRWQEDSDKLWSWGLL; translated from the coding sequence GTGAAAAGAAAAATCCTCTTTGTTTCCAAGTATGGAGAGACTTTGGATATTGCAAATGCTATCCAATCAGAAGGCCATAGTATTAAGTTTTTTATACAAGAAAGAGGTTGTAAAGAAATTGGTTATGGCTTTTGTCCTAAAGTTACCGATTGGAAGAAACATACCGATTGGGCAGACTTAATTATTTTTGATTACACCGGTTATGGAGCCATTTGCGAAGAACTTAGAAATGCTGGAAAACTTGTTGTAGGTGGATCCATTTATACGGATTCATTAGAGTTAGACCGCAATTTTGGCCATCAACAATTGAAAGCTCATAAGATTAAAGTACTGCCATCTTATGAATTTACTAATTTTCAAGAGGCTATTGTATTTATTGAAAAACATCCAGATACTTATGTTATCAAACCTTCTGGTGAAACCCAAGAATTCAAGCAGTTGTTATTTGTAGGTAGTGATGATGAAGGATTAGATGTGATCCGAGTTTTAAAAGCTTATGAAAAATCATGGGGTAATAATTTTGGTGATTTTCAACTTCAAAAAAAGGTAAAAGGTGTAGAGATTTCTATAGCTTCCTTTTTTAACGGAAAGGAGTTCTTAAAACCTATCAATATCACTTTTGAACATAAGAAATTATTCCCTAAGGAATTAGGGGTTTCCACTGGGGAGATGGGGACCAGCATGTTTTGGACTAAAGATTCTCCCATATTTGATGCGACTCTAAAGAAATTTGAAAGCACTCTAGCCAAATCTAATTTTATAGGACATATAGACATCAATTGTATCGTCAACGGAAACGGTATTTACCCATTAGAATTTACCTCCAGATTTGGATACCCACAAATTCTAATCCAGCGGGCTGGAATTAATGAACCTTTAGGCGATTTCTTCTACCGATTGGCTTCTGGTCAGAAATTTGATATCAAAGTTAAAAAAGGATTTCAGGTAGGAGTTTTTATTGTCGTACCACCATTTCCCTATGAGGATAAGAAAACCTTTCAACTCTTTTCTAAAGATGCTGTGGTAATTCTTAAAAAGGAAGCCAAAGAGGGCATACATATAATGCACCTTAAAAAAGTAAATAATGAATGGCTTATTACTGGGGACACTGGAATAGCGCTTCTTATTAGTGGAACAGGGCTCACCATGAAAGATGCACAGCGGCATATGTACAACCGAGTACAAAACGTCATTGTCAATAATAGTTACTACCGCACCGATATTGGAGATCGATGGCAAGAGGACTCCGACAAGTTATGGTCTTGGGGGCTGTTATAA
- a CDS encoding DUF4251 domain-containing protein, translating into MKTITYSLFLLVLLTFSSCKTSFTEDDRNKLVDLQKQMSQQGFEFEADVVIPFNTQALNNVANDLLIRTGNNVSRIDVQGDHYSLKIAEQESEFALPFYGERRMSGGYGTDTGFNFIADIKNIKSSINEKKGYLSYEFTTRNDAETLDVELQIYQPNNVRLSINSSHRTFMKYEGRLKWLEVEEE; encoded by the coding sequence ATGAAAACTATAACCTATTCCTTATTCCTGCTAGTGTTACTGACTTTTAGCTCTTGTAAAACCAGTTTTACAGAGGATGACCGAAATAAATTAGTAGACCTACAAAAACAAATGAGCCAGCAAGGTTTTGAATTTGAGGCAGATGTTGTGATTCCATTTAATACTCAAGCTCTTAATAATGTGGCCAACGATCTATTGATACGCACTGGTAACAACGTTTCACGCATCGATGTACAAGGCGATCATTACAGCCTAAAGATAGCAGAGCAAGAGAGCGAATTTGCCTTGCCATTTTACGGAGAGCGCCGCATGAGTGGAGGCTATGGTACCGATACAGGTTTTAACTTTATAGCCGATATAAAAAATATCAAGAGCAGTATCAATGAGAAAAAAGGCTATCTTTCTTATGAATTTACCACAAGAAATGATGCAGAAACGCTGGACGTCGAACTTCAAATTTACCAACCTAATAATGTGAGGTTAAGCATTAACAGTTCACACCGTACCTTTATGAAATACGAAGGCCGATTAAAATGGCTGGAAGTAGAAGAGGAGTAA
- a CDS encoding T9SS type B sorting domain-containing protein — translation MNKFFSLFLCVFLCSAFAKAQLGFCSGQSGDAIFTEDFGQGITNGPALPASVTSYVYVNSGVQDGEYTISSNMQQLGSFWNAPDHTGNPNGKMLIVNADFNPGVFYQTPILGLCENTPYEFSSWVINVLSNNNPCGTNEIPIQVRFEIWDSTDTNLLSDGVMSPRNSDTTPLWVKYGLTFTTAPGQNGCILKMINEGIGGCGNDLAIDDIEFKACGDITEVLNSANANFSSICENDPGTSIILNAAASTNVFVTPAYQWQTSSDGINFMDIAGANTATYTTPVVTTTTTFYRVKVAEDAINLNNSQCVNFSEIFEFREVVVGPAVPRSDPFVSCDGELVDLIVDLAPGLEAYWYDSATAGTLINSNSAEYTPTSAGTYYVETRDSLSGCVRPTRVPVVYIIENNPVVNNADFTICPTDMVVLDPQVPNGRYVWNTGATTPSISVGTEGTYTCEVFNEAGCSSIANFMVSVVELPVISSLDLIGEELRINLQTPGDYQFSIDGSQWTTRNTFDITTFLQVTARVRDRFGCEVVTQEFLRIRIPKFFTPNADGFHDTFKIYGIDRFPGARLELYDRYGKLLQQINDLEEGWTGMYRNQPLPSNDYWYKLYYKEQLITGHVTLKR, via the coding sequence ATGAATAAATTTTTTAGCCTTTTTCTCTGTGTATTTTTATGTTCCGCTTTCGCGAAAGCGCAATTAGGATTTTGCTCTGGTCAAAGTGGAGATGCGATCTTTACAGAAGATTTTGGTCAAGGAATTACCAATGGTCCCGCCTTACCAGCTAGCGTTACCAGTTATGTTTATGTAAACAGTGGGGTTCAGGATGGTGAATACACCATTTCAAGTAATATGCAACAACTAGGAAGCTTCTGGAATGCACCAGACCATACTGGGAATCCCAATGGAAAAATGCTGATCGTTAATGCTGATTTTAATCCAGGGGTTTTTTATCAAACTCCGATTTTAGGACTTTGTGAGAACACACCTTATGAATTCAGCTCTTGGGTAATAAATGTATTGAGCAATAATAATCCCTGTGGGACTAATGAAATTCCTATTCAAGTACGATTTGAAATTTGGGACAGTACAGATACCAACTTACTTTCTGATGGGGTGATGAGTCCGCGCAATTCTGATACCACACCTTTATGGGTGAAGTACGGACTTACGTTTACAACAGCACCTGGACAAAACGGTTGTATCTTAAAAATGATCAATGAAGGTATAGGAGGTTGTGGGAATGATTTGGCTATAGACGATATAGAATTTAAAGCCTGCGGAGATATTACCGAAGTTCTCAATTCAGCAAACGCAAATTTTTCTTCCATTTGTGAAAATGACCCTGGTACCTCCATTATCTTAAATGCTGCAGCATCAACAAACGTTTTTGTCACTCCAGCATACCAGTGGCAAACTAGTAGTGATGGAATTAATTTTATGGATATCGCTGGTGCCAATACCGCTACCTATACCACTCCGGTTGTAACTACTACTACTACTTTTTATAGAGTTAAAGTCGCTGAAGACGCTATAAATCTCAATAATTCACAATGTGTCAATTTTTCTGAAATTTTTGAATTTAGAGAAGTAGTCGTTGGCCCGGCTGTCCCTAGAAGCGACCCTTTTGTATCCTGTGATGGCGAACTAGTAGATCTTATTGTTGATCTTGCGCCAGGATTAGAAGCCTATTGGTACGACAGTGCTACTGCGGGCACATTGATAAATAGCAATTCAGCCGAATATACCCCAACTTCAGCGGGAACTTATTATGTTGAAACACGTGATTCGTTGAGTGGTTGTGTGCGTCCTACAAGAGTTCCAGTAGTATATATCATAGAAAATAATCCAGTAGTCAACAATGCCGATTTTACCATCTGTCCAACTGATATGGTAGTGTTGGATCCACAAGTTCCTAATGGGAGGTATGTTTGGAATACTGGAGCAACTACACCTAGCATTAGCGTAGGAACTGAAGGAACCTACACCTGTGAGGTTTTCAATGAAGCTGGTTGTTCTTCTATTGCCAACTTTATGGTGAGCGTGGTTGAACTTCCTGTGATATCATCACTCGATCTAATAGGAGAGGAGCTTAGAATCAATTTACAAACTCCAGGCGATTACCAGTTCAGTATTGATGGAAGTCAATGGACTACTAGAAATACGTTTGATATCACCACTTTTTTACAGGTTACTGCTAGAGTTAGAGACCGTTTTGGTTGTGAAGTCGTTACACAAGAGTTTTTGCGGATTCGAATCCCTAAATTTTTCACCCCTAATGCTGATGGATTTCACGATACCTTTAAAATTTATGGTATTGACCGATTTCCTGGCGCAAGACTCGAACTCTATGATAGGTATGGAAAATTGTTACAACAAATTAATGACCTAGAAGAAGGGTGGACAGGAATGTATCGCAATCAGCCCCTTCCTAGCAATGATTACTGGTACAAGTTATACTATAAGGAGCAACTCATTACAGGACATGTGACCTTAAAACGTTAA
- a CDS encoding gliding motility-associated C-terminal domain-containing protein, whose protein sequence is MKIMPYAVALLFFVSLNTINAQCPTVPVSPQVICDAAGFDFNDLNAFATPAPGNSLRWYLNATGGTPLQQSQLVRQGTYYAGDPTGTCGTRPALVVDFTVDPSGQSLDAIFCSNENPTVQTYIDNALIINSPAGGSVQVYGDFALTNLLNPATALSGNTNYFIVFVDSVGCRSQIETGSTAVFPSPVPPTPLATQQFCSDTNPTIADLLPGTTANFNWFENVDGSNNPIPPALLDTDALVDGATYYVQADNFFCESDPAAVVVQINDPVDAGMSNSLEYCEDNIPAADFDLFPLLGPNADTGGAWTGPLTTSNGDQGTVNISGQVIGVYNFVYTVSGVGVCPDETATVSIEVLEILSSGLPSAINPVSFCVSQLPTSYDLTLLLDNEDIGGTWTQGTTSMDPTVTSPLDLSSFIPGTYDFTYSQNLTPNPCPEESTTVQVIVLADPNAGTAVVTEFCENDLSVNSPYDLFSSLDGSQDNNLGTWTDAMNNTVTNSVDITAFTVAGSPYNYTYTIDNGSCQDSETIVIDVLPAPESGNYIGTPFTVCEDQAAANSPYDLFNLLDGTQDTNGTWYAGNTSAGTAVTNPIDLTTLANGTFDFTYAVPAIGTCTDVDVVVTVIINELPNTGTPTPFLVCESELAANSPLDLFGQLSGQDAGGTWSDDDATGALTGNTVDLTGLIVGGYNFSYSITDANGCMNSSTVIVTVAPAPESGNYIGTPFTVCEDQAAANSPYDLFNLLDGTQDTNGTWYAGNTSAGTAVTNPIDLTTLANGTFDFTYAVPAIGTCTDVDVVVTVIINELPNTGTPTPFLVCEDELATNSPLDLFGQLSGQDAGGTWSDDDTTGALTGNTVDLTGLIVGDYNFSYSITDTNGCMNSSTVLVTVAPAPESGNYIGTPFTVCEDQAASNSPYDLFNLLDGTQDTNGTWYAGNTSAGTAVNNPIDLTTLANGTFDFTYAVPAIGTCTDVDVVVTVIINELPNTGIPTPFLVCEDELAANSPLDLFGQLSGQDAGGTWSDDDATGALTGNTVDLTGLIVGTYNFSYSITDANGCMNSSTVLVTVAPAPESGNYIGTPFTVCEDQAAANSPYDLFNLLDGTQDTNGTWYAGNTSAGTAVTNPIDLTALANGTFDFTYAVPAIGTCTDVDVVVTVIINELPNTGTPTPFLVCENELAANSPLDLFGQLSGQDAGGTWSDDDTTGALTGNTVDLTGLIVGTYNFSYTITDGNTCTNSSTVAVTVAPAPESGNYIGTPFTVCEDQAAANSPYDLFNLLDGTQDTNGTWYAGNTSAGTAVANPIDLTTLSNGTFDFTYAVPAIGTCTDIDVTVTIIINALTEAGTATTFVVCANELAANSPLDLFGQLSGQDAGGTWSDDDATGALTGNNVDLTGFVVGDYNFTYTVTNGSCSDTATVLVSVLDAPNAGTSTDLDICLSDITTGQTLDLFTQLTGNDAGGNWSDDDLTGELTGSILNISALTTGVYNFTYSVSPSTTCSADMETVQITISNINAPTAPAIQDFCDQATVADLSVMGNAVIWYEDAALMNPLIGTDALLDGEDYFATQTDAITNCESNDSVAVTVNIFASPNSGVAVLLSVCNDQSMVDLFTALDGTQDAGGTWIDTDATMALTGNIFDSTAVVAGTYSFEYMVSATAPCTDASTIVMVTVETPVDAGTDAVLDACTDNGTTDLFTLLGTATTGGTWSPALASNSGVFDPATDLAATYSYTVTSSCNTSSADVVVTITEAPDAGTDNMISTCVSDGIIDLLTQLGGTPDATGTWFPLLDSGTNIFDPTVDVAGMYTYTVTATSPCATDASATLDIQVDESAAPTLISATLDFCATDNPTVMDLDTAVTGDMIVWYDAIDATIPLAATESLIDATTYFASQTEANGCESSIRTEVMVIVGDAPTPTLDQDGELFCINDNPTLQQLTLNVLEYDSIANNVVWYNAVDGTNALPLTTIMTSGTTYYAALIDAATGCESSIRLEVTVDLSACGDLTIPDGFSPNADGVNDTFDIDNLNFLYPNFSIEFYNRYGSRVYSGTANTPRFNGFSNQSALLSDGELPVGVYYYILKYNDGTTKPSQGRIYLSR, encoded by the coding sequence ATGAAAATAATGCCATATGCAGTGGCTTTACTTTTCTTTGTGTCATTAAACACTATTAATGCACAATGTCCAACGGTGCCTGTTTCTCCTCAGGTAATTTGTGACGCTGCTGGTTTTGACTTTAACGATTTGAATGCATTTGCAACACCAGCACCTGGAAACAGTTTGCGCTGGTATCTAAATGCCACTGGTGGAACACCTCTACAGCAATCACAACTGGTTAGACAAGGTACTTATTATGCTGGCGATCCAACAGGAACTTGCGGTACTCGTCCAGCTTTAGTAGTAGACTTTACAGTAGATCCTAGCGGCCAAAGTCTGGATGCTATTTTCTGTTCTAATGAGAATCCTACGGTACAGACTTATATAGACAATGCACTTATCATTAATTCACCGGCGGGTGGAAGTGTTCAGGTTTATGGCGACTTTGCACTCACTAACCTGCTAAATCCAGCAACAGCCTTATCAGGAAACACCAATTACTTTATAGTATTTGTTGATTCCGTTGGTTGTCGTAGCCAAATAGAAACAGGTAGTACTGCTGTATTTCCTTCACCTGTGCCACCTACTCCTCTAGCGACTCAGCAATTTTGTTCAGATACCAATCCAACTATAGCTGACTTGCTTCCTGGAACAACAGCTAACTTTAATTGGTTCGAAAATGTGGATGGATCTAATAATCCTATTCCACCGGCTTTGTTAGATACAGATGCTTTAGTAGATGGTGCTACCTATTATGTTCAGGCAGATAATTTCTTTTGTGAAAGTGATCCAGCAGCTGTAGTTGTTCAAATCAATGACCCAGTTGATGCAGGAATGAGCAATAGTTTAGAGTATTGTGAAGATAATATCCCCGCAGCAGATTTTGACCTATTTCCTTTATTAGGTCCTAATGCTGACACTGGAGGAGCATGGACTGGTCCTCTGACTACATCAAATGGAGATCAAGGAACTGTCAACATAAGTGGACAAGTAATAGGCGTTTATAATTTTGTTTATACCGTTTCCGGAGTTGGCGTGTGTCCAGATGAAACCGCAACGGTTTCTATTGAGGTTTTAGAAATTTTATCTTCTGGTTTGCCTTCCGCAATAAACCCAGTAAGTTTTTGTGTATCTCAATTACCTACATCTTATGACCTGACTTTATTATTGGACAACGAAGACATAGGAGGAACATGGACACAAGGAACAACCAGTATGGATCCAACGGTGACTTCACCTTTAGATTTGTCGTCATTCATTCCTGGAACTTATGACTTTACATACAGTCAAAACTTAACTCCTAATCCATGTCCAGAGGAATCTACCACCGTACAAGTCATTGTGCTAGCAGATCCTAATGCAGGAACTGCTGTGGTTACTGAATTTTGCGAAAATGACCTTAGTGTTAATTCTCCTTATGATTTGTTCAGTTCCTTAGATGGATCTCAAGATAATAATCTTGGAACTTGGACAGACGCTATGAATAACACGGTCACCAATTCGGTTGATATTACTGCTTTTACAGTAGCAGGAAGTCCTTATAACTATACCTACACTATTGATAACGGTTCTTGTCAGGATTCTGAAACGATTGTAATTGATGTTTTACCAGCACCAGAATCTGGTAATTATATAGGAACACCTTTTACAGTTTGTGAAGATCAAGCAGCGGCTAACTCGCCTTATGATCTTTTCAACTTACTAGATGGAACACAAGACACGAACGGAACATGGTATGCTGGTAACACCTCTGCAGGAACAGCAGTAACCAATCCAATCGACTTAACCACATTAGCAAACGGAACCTTTGATTTTACTTATGCAGTTCCTGCGATAGGAACTTGTACAGATGTAGATGTGGTGGTAACGGTAATTATCAATGAATTACCGAATACAGGAACTCCTACTCCATTCTTAGTTTGTGAAAGTGAACTAGCAGCTAACTCCCCTTTAGATTTATTCGGACAACTGTCTGGACAAGATGCTGGTGGAACTTGGTCTGATGACGATGCTACTGGCGCCTTAACAGGCAACACTGTGGATCTTACCGGATTGATCGTAGGTGGCTATAATTTTTCTTATTCGATTACAGACGCTAACGGATGTATGAACAGCTCTACAGTTATAGTAACCGTTGCTCCAGCACCAGAATCTGGTAATTATATAGGAACACCTTTTACAGTTTGTGAAGATCAAGCAGCGGCCAACTCGCCTTATGATCTTTTCAACTTACTAGATGGAACACAAGACACGAACGGAACATGGTATGCTGGTAACACCTCTGCAGGAACAGCAGTAACCAATCCAATCGACTTAACCACATTAGCAAACGGAACCTTTGATTTTACTTATGCAGTTCCTGCGATAGGAACTTGTACGGATGTAGATGTGGTAGTAACGGTAATTATCAATGAATTACCTAATACAGGAACTCCTACTCCATTCTTAGTTTGTGAAGATGAACTAGCAACTAATTCCCCTTTAGATTTATTCGGACAGCTGTCTGGACAAGATGCTGGTGGAACTTGGTCTGATGACGATACTACTGGAGCATTAACAGGCAACACTGTGGATCTTACCGGATTGATTGTAGGCGACTATAATTTTTCTTATTCCATTACAGATACTAACGGATGTATGAACAGCTCAACAGTTTTAGTAACTGTAGCTCCGGCACCAGAATCTGGTAACTATATAGGAACACCTTTTACAGTTTGTGAAGATCAAGCAGCGTCCAACTCGCCTTATGATCTTTTCAACTTACTAGATGGAACGCAAGACACGAACGGAACATGGTATGCTGGAAACACCTCTGCAGGTACAGCAGTAAACAATCCAATCGACTTAACTACATTAGCAAACGGAACCTTTGATTTTACTTATGCAGTTCCTGCGATAGGAACTTGTACAGATGTAGATGTGGTAGTAACGGTAATTATCAATGAATTACCGAATACAGGAATTCCTACTCCATTCTTGGTTTGTGAAGATGAACTAGCAGCTAACTCCCCTTTAGATTTATTCGGACAGCTGTCTGGACAAGATGCTGGTGGAACTTGGTCTGATGACGATGCTACTGGCGCCTTAACAGGCAACACTGTTGATCTTACCGGATTGATCGTAGGTACTTATAACTTCTCTTATTCGATTACAGACGCTAACGGATGTATGAACAGCTCTACAGTTTTAGTAACTGTAGCTCCGGCACCAGAATCTGGTAATTATATAGGAACACCTTTTACAGTTTGTGAAGATCAAGCAGCGGCCAACTCGCCTTATGACCTTTTCAACTTACTTGATGGAACACAAGACACGAACGGAACATGGTATGCAGGAAACACTTCGGCAGGTACAGCAGTAACCAATCCGATCGACTTAACTGCATTAGCCAACGGAACCTTTGACTTTACTTATGCAGTTCCTGCGATAGGAACTTGTACTGATGTAGATGTGGTAGTAACGGTAATTATCAATGAATTACCTAATACAGGAACTCCTACTCCATTCTTAGTTTGTGAAAATGAACTAGCAGCTAACTCCCCTTTAGATTTATTCGGACAGCTGTCTGGACAAGATGCTGGTGGAACTTGGTCTGATGACGATACTACTGGCGCCTTAACAGGCAACACTGTTGATCTTACCGGATTGATCGTAGGTACTTATAACTTCTCTTATACGATCACTGATGGGAATACCTGTACCAACAGTTCAACAGTTGCAGTAACTGTAGCTCCGGCACCAGAATCTGGTAATTATATAGGAACACCTTTTACAGTTTGTGAAGATCAAGCAGCAGCTAACTCGCCTTATGACCTTTTCAACTTACTGGATGGAACACAAGACACGAATGGAACATGGTATGCAGGAAACACCTCTGCAGGTACAGCGGTAGCTAATCCAATTGACTTAACCACATTATCAAACGGAACCTTTGATTTTACTTATGCCGTTCCTGCGATAGGAACTTGTACTGATATAGATGTAACGGTTACGATCATCATTAATGCGCTTACAGAGGCAGGAACAGCTACAACATTTGTAGTTTGTGCCAATGAATTGGCAGCTAACTCCCCTTTAGATTTATTCGGTCAACTGTCTGGACAAGATGCTGGTGGAACTTGGTCTGATGACGATGCTACCGGCGCCTTAACAGGAAACAATGTTGACCTTACTGGATTTGTTGTAGGGGACTATAACTTTACCTATACCGTTACTAATGGATCTTGTTCAGATACGGCAACAGTACTTGTTAGTGTGTTGGATGCACCTAATGCCGGTACTTCTACTGACTTAGACATCTGTCTTTCAGATATCACTACAGGACAAACATTAGATTTATTTACTCAGTTGACTGGAAATGATGCTGGTGGAAACTGGTCTGATGATGATCTTACGGGTGAACTGACTGGTTCTATTTTAAACATTTCTGCTTTAACCACGGGAGTTTATAATTTCACGTATTCCGTTTCTCCTTCTACCACTTGTAGTGCAGACATGGAAACGGTACAAATAACGATCAGCAATATTAATGCTCCTACTGCTCCGGCTATTCAAGACTTTTGTGATCAAGCAACTGTTGCTGATTTATCAGTGATGGGTAATGCCGTGATATGGTATGAAGATGCGGCATTAATGAATCCGCTAATAGGCACAGATGCTCTTTTAGATGGAGAAGATTATTTTGCTACACAAACAGATGCGATAACCAATTGTGAATCTAACGATAGTGTTGCCGTGACGGTAAATATATTTGCATCACCTAATTCTGGTGTTGCCGTATTACTTTCTGTTTGTAACGATCAAAGCATGGTAGATTTATTTACTGCTTTAGATGGCACACAGGATGCTGGTGGTACTTGGATCGATACAGATGCAACCATGGCACTGACAGGAAATATATTTGATTCAACTGCAGTAGTTGCTGGAACCTATAGCTTTGAATATATGGTAAGTGCAACGGCACCTTGTACAGATGCTTCTACCATTGTAATGGTAACCGTAGAAACTCCGGTAGACGCAGGAACAGATGCTGTTTTAGATGCATGTACTGACAATGGAACAACAGATTTATTCACTTTATTGGGAACAGCTACTACTGGTGGAACATGGAGTCCTGCATTAGCTAGTAATAGTGGTGTATTTGACCCAGCTACTGACCTTGCAGCTACTTATAGCTATACGGTTACTAGTTCTTGTAACACATCTTCAGCTGATGTTGTTGTTACGATTACTGAAGCTCCTGATGCTGGAACAGACAATATGATTTCTACTTGTGTATCTGACGGTATCATTGACTTATTAACTCAATTAGGCGGTACACCTGACGCGACAGGGACTTGGTTTCCATTACTAGATAGTGGAACTAATATATTTGACCCAACAGTGGACGTTGCAGGAATGTATACTTATACGGTTACTGCAACTTCTCCTTGTGCTACAGATGCTTCAGCTACCTTAGACATTCAAGTGGATGAAAGTGCAGCGCCTACTCTGATAAGCGCAACTCTTGATTTTTGTGCGACTGATAATCCTACAGTAATGGATCTAGATACAGCTGTAACTGGAGATATGATAGTATGGTATGATGCCATCGATGCAACGATTCCATTAGCAGCTACCGAAAGTCTTATCGATGCAACCACTTATTTTGCATCTCAAACAGAAGCAAATGGATGTGAATCCAGTATCAGAACAGAAGTAATGGTTATTGTAGGAGATGCACCAACCCCTACTTTAGATCAAGATGGAGAACTTTTCTGTATCAATGATAATCCTACTTTGCAACAACTTACTTTGAACGTATTGGAATATGATTCTATTGCTAATAACGTTGTTTGGTACAATGCGGTTGATGGCACGAATGCCTTACCTCTTACTACAATAATGACAAGTGGAACTACGTATTACGCTGCTTTAATAGATGCAGCAACTGGTTGTGAAAGCAGTATAAGACTAGAAGTAACGGTAGATTTATCAGCTTGTGGAGATCTAACCATTCCAGACGGGTTTTCACCTAATGCTGATGGGGTCAATGATACTTTTGATATTGATAACTTGAACTTTCTTTATCCTAATTTCAGTATTGAGTTCTATAACCGATATGGAAGTCGCGTTTATAGTGGAACTGCCAACACACCTAGATTTAACGGTTTCAGTAATCAATCGGCCTTATTGAGTGACGGAGAGTTACCAGTAGGTGTTTATTACTACATCCTTAAATACAACGATGGAACTACAAAACCATCCCAAGGTAGAATTTACTTAAGCCGATAG